The following proteins come from a genomic window of Brachionichthys hirsutus isolate HB-005 chromosome 20, CSIRO-AGI_Bhir_v1, whole genome shotgun sequence:
- the LOC137909119 gene encoding microtubule-associated protein RP/EB family member 3-like: MAVNVYSTSMTIDNLSRHDMLAWVNVSLQLNYTKIEQLGTGAAYCQFMDMLFPGCILMKKVKFNAKLEHEYIHNFKVLQASFKRMNVDKIIPVERLVKGKFQDNFEFLQWFKKFFDANYDDGAEYDPVLTRQGVETAQPPSNPGPMRTSPTVLKSVPAPQKQGSTTAARRGAPIARNGGDAELVELSQQLLDMKLALEGLEKERDFYFGKLRDIELICQGHENDNNPVLIRIIDTLYATEEGFAPPEDEDVDEVAHEDQEEF, translated from the exons ATGGCGGTGAACGTTTACTCCACCTCTATGACCATCGACAACCTGAGTCGTCATGATATGCTGGCGTGGGTTAAcgtctctctgcagctcaaCTACACTAAAATAGAGCAGCTTGGTACAG GTGCTGCTTACTGTCAGTTCATGGATATGCTGTTTCCAGGGTGCATACTGATGAAGAAAGTCAAGTTCAATGCTAAGTTGGAACATGAATACATTCACAATTTCAAGGTCTTACAGGCTTCATTCAAGAGAATGAACGTGGACAag ATCATTCCCGTGGAGAGGCTGGTTAAGGGAAAGTTTCAGGACAACTTTGAGTTCCTTCAGTGGTTTAAGAAGTTTTTTGACGCTAACTATGACGACGGGGCAGAATACGACCCCGTGCTGACGCGGCAGGGCGTTGAGACGGCGCAGCCTCCATCCAACCCAG GCCCCATGAGAACATCTCCCACAGTACTCAAGAGCGTCCCCGCCCCCCAGAAACAAGGCAGCACAACGGCAGCCCGGAGGGGCGCTCCTATCGCTCGCAATGGAGGAGACGCTGAGCTCGTAGAGCTCAGCCAGCAG CTGCTGGATATGAAGCTGGCTCTAGAGGggctggagaaggagagagactTCTACTTCGGGAAGCTGAGAGACATCGAGCTTATCTGCCAGGGACATGAGAACGATAACAACCCGGTCCTCATAAGAATCATCGACACACTGTACGCGACAGAG GAGGGATTTGCACCACCAGAGGATGAAGATGTTGATGAAGTGGCACATGAAGATCAGGAGGAATTCTAA
- the LOC137909716 gene encoding dihydropyrimidinase-related protein 5-like, whose protein sequence is MGSMRILIKGGKVVNDDFTQEADVYIENGIVQQVGKELMIPGGAKVIDASGKLVLPGGIDTSVHLQDTFMNASIQDDFYSGTKAALMGGTTMVMSSVLPEQHCSLLDAYENCRALADAKACCDYALHVGLTWWGPEVRNEMETLVREHGVNSFQMFMAYKDLLMLRDSELYQAMQTCKDIGAVARVHAENGELLAESAKEVLDLGISGPEGIEISRPEELESEATHRAVTIGNRARCPVYLVNVSSMSAGDVIAAAKMQGKVVHAETTVAHAVLNGMQYYHQDWAHAAAHVIAPPLRLDPNTPGYLMGLLGNDTLSVVASDHRPFSIKQRALGKEDFTKIPHGVAGVQDRMSVVWERGVVTGKMDENRFVAVTSSNAAKIYNLYPRKGRVIPGADADLVVWDPDATRTISVSTQAQGGDFNLYEGMRCHGVPLVTISRGRLVCENGVFMCAEGSGKFYPQRTFPDYLYKKMVQREKAQACKGVARDPYSGDVAAVANATKKELGLGPVDGDMSSKGLQVARAQQGVRDLHESSFSLSGSQVDDHIPKRSSARILAPPGGRSSGIW, encoded by the exons ATGGGGTCGATGCGCATTCTCATCAAGGGAGGGAAGGTCGTCAACGACGACTTCACCCAGGAGGCGGACGTCTACATCGAAAACGGCATCGTTCAGCAG GTTGGGAAGGAGCTGATGATTCCCGGCGGCGCGAAGGTGATCGACGCCTCTGGGAAGCTGGTGTTGCCGGGCGGAATAGACACCAGCGTTCACCTGCAGGACACCTTCATGAACGCAAGCATTCAGGATGACTTCTACAGCGGAACCAAg GCAGCTCTGATGGGCGGCACCACCATGGTGATGTCCTCGGTCCTCCCCGAACAACACTGCTCCCTGCTGGACGCCTACGAGAACTGCAGAGCCCTGGCGGACGCCAAGGCGTGCTGCGACTACGCGCTGCACGTCGGGCTGACGTGGTGGGGAccagag GTACGAAACGAGATGGAGACCCTCGTGAGGGAGCACGGCGTGAACTCCTTCCAGATGTTCATGGCCTACAAAGACCTGCTGATGCTGAGGGACTCTGAGCTCTACCAGGCCATGCAGACCTGCAAGGACATCGGCGCCGTCGCTCGCGTCCACGCCGAGAACGGGGAGCTGCTGGCCGAG AGCGCGAAAGAGGTTCTGGATTTGGGCATCAGCGGACCAGAGGGCATCGAGATCAGTCGACCAGAGGAG CTGGAGTCTGAGGCGACTCACCGAGCCGTCACCATCGGCAACAGG GCCCGGTGTCCGGTGTACCTGGTGAACGTGTCCAGCATGTCCGCCGGAGACGTGATCGCGGCTGCTAAGATGCAAG GCAAGGTGGTCCACGCGGAGACCACAGTAGCTCACGCGGTGCTGAATGGGATGCAGTATTACCACCAGGACTGGGCTCACGCCGCCGCCCACGTCATAGCCCCGCCTCTCCGCCTCGACCCCAACACGCCCGGCTACCTCATGGGCCTGCTGGGCAA TGACACTCTGAGCGTCGTGGCGTCGGATCACCGTCCATTTAGCATCAAGCAGAGAGCTTTGGGGAAGGAGGACTTCACGAAGATCCCTCACGGCGTGGCCGGAGTCCAGGACAGGATGAGTGTGGTCTGGGAAAGGGGAGTg GTAACGGGAAAAATGGACGAGAATCGTTTCGTGGCCGTAACGAGCTCCAACGCTGCAAAGATCTACAACCTGTACCCGCGGAAAGGTCGCGTCATCCCCGGGGCCGACGCCGACCTGGTGGTCTGGGACCCGGATGCCACGAG GACCATCTCCGTGAGCACGCAGGCGCAGGGCGGGGACTTCAACCTGTACGAGGGGATGCGCTGCCACGGCGTTCCCCTCGTCACCATCAGCCGAGGACGTCTGGTGTGCGAGAACGGCGTTTTCATGTGTGCCGAAGGTTCTGGAAAGTTCTACCCGCAGCGCACCTTCCCTGACTACCTCTACAAGAAGATGGTGCAGAGAGAAAAG GCTCAGGCCTGCAAAGGGGTCGCGAGGGACCCGTACTCCGGTGACGTAGCCGCGGTGGCTAACGCTACGAAGAAGGAGCTCGGTTTGGGCCCCGTGGACGGAGACATGTCCAGCAAAGGTCTGCAAGTCGCCCGTGCGCAGCAGGGAGTCCGAGACCTTCACGAGTCCTCCTTCAGCCTCTCAG GGTCTCAAGTCGACGACCACATCCCGAAGAGGTCCTCGGCCCGGATCCTGGCCCCTCCCGGAGGTCGCTCCAGTGGCATCTGGTAA